The Manduca sexta isolate Smith_Timp_Sample1 chromosome 9, JHU_Msex_v1.0, whole genome shotgun sequence genome segment AGTCCTTAAGGTTTGTATAACTGTACGTAAGTCTACAGTCTAGATATAATACCGATAAATTGCACATTTTCTTATTAACCTTCATGACTTCTAAGGGGTTCAGACGAGAAGATAAGTTGCTACGGCGATTCAACCTAAACCAAGAGCATTCGTGTATTTTTAGCTCctatagctataagttaaaaagaaacagaatacttatcattataataattggaggtacctattataatattgtttacgctataaaaaaacaaacaaacacgcGACGTGCCTGTACCCTCGAAGAGATATGCAGATATGCAATCAAATCACTCTCACTCACTCATTCGAACTccggacctcagagcgttgtaCAGAACAAACACgattttaactaattttgtatatttcccTTCAATATTATAGTATCTGCTGGCTGGTGTACTACTGGTTCTGCTTCGTGAACATCGTTTTCGCTTTTGTCGCGGAAATTATCGCTATGTGCATGACGGCCAGCGCCGGCACGTTTGACGACGCGATCGCCATCTTCCAGATGATGCCTTGCAACGGGTTCTGTGGgttatgttagttttatttttttttttgttttcgtccTCACCATTTCTAGTATGAGATTTttcaaaaatcatattatttgcAACGATTCGCATAACTATAATACGTTATCAATGACTTCAATTCTGATACTGCTTTAAACTTGCAAGTAATTTTCTCAAGAAGCTCTTTCTGAGACAATTACATTGTCCTTCACacgggaacacaacaatgactacacactgttgcttgggcagaaatagacattgcgatggtacctacccaggcggactcgcacatataagagacctaccaccagtaaacttaCTTACAGTGACTCATATTTTTAGGACAgaacagtatttttattgccaaaatCTATGCATTGAGCGCGAGACTGGAGAGCCCTTAAGATTTGACAGCTCGAGCCACTAAACTAAAGCTGATACTATGTGTACACTGTACATAGACAATCACAATCATCATCAAGTCACATGGGCATCTCATTAAAAAAcagcgctgcagtattacaTAGGTGGTATTCCATATTATATATAGCTGAATGGAAGGCCCATTGTTGGTGCAATGATTGTTTGtgttatgtaggattttgtttttaattttttttctttgttccaacaataaacttctttcattctttctttcttttataattacaaacgATCGCATCATCGACATCTAACCACGTTATCTACAGCTAATATTCTgctacataattaataaattccagCACTAGTAAAGTCGTTTAAGATGGTGAAGCACAGGCCCGTGTTTGAGAACCTGATAACCGAAATAGGCAACATGTGGCCGCAGAGGCTGGTCGACGAGGAGGAGCATAAGATCATCAGCTCCGCGCTGAGGGAAATCAAAATCTTTGTTAAAGGTAGCGAAAATCTttagttaatatataaatatcatctAAAATGAATCTCTGTTTCAATAGTTTCAGggtttattaagatttttaaaaaaataattacaatgaaaaaaataattttaaagaattcGCAAAGAAGGCTACTACATAATGACGGTAGTACCAAACGTAaagtgattataataaaattataaacttctaatataatgataattggTCTAATTGAGCTAATAACGCTTGCCTTTTTCCTGATCATAACAGTCTTCTATTAAACACTCATTCAGGATACCACTGGTGCAACAACTACTTGATGCTGAGCTTTCTATACCCCCCTTTCTGGGAGCTTATCAAACGCCTCTCAGGGGAGAAATGGGAGCCTAAACTGCACTTCATCTACTGGCTACCCTTCGACCCGTTACAGCCTGTATACTACGAATGCATGTTGGCTTTGCAAACCTGGCAGGGTGAGAACGGGTTCCTAGTAATTTCTAGTTGCAATTCTTTTCTACGGTCTTCCCACAGAgagtaagtattttaaatgcaCTCTGTCTTTATACGTCTGtgattttggtaaaatttttgttgACAAAAAGGTTATGGAAAGAATACAaactttgatattttgttttactttctTATGATATACCTATTAGCACTCGCCTATAATAGCGCCTACCCGAATGTGGAAGGTTCGGTGATGGAACATTCTCCAAAGATCTAGTTGTTTCCAGAAATCGTGAAAACTCGATAACGGGCCtcaatttttcaatttaagtGTTTGTGCATTTGAGTGCTGCAGTGTTAATTCATTCGCTGCTATGTTTGTGTTAGTGTTCCTATTTAGTGTATTGGTAGTAAATAAAGTGTTGTGTTATTTGAAGTACAATCGGTTTTGTAATTGCGTGTCAAAAGCTCTAGCacgtaataatgttttaatttagtttatcttactgtattttaaaattagcaaggagatatattaatgtaataagaCGGAGTTTCGAGAATATagcattttataaaaagaattagATCAATGTACTTTTtgtgttgaaatattattatatggtgACTTGCCTTCTATTTTCCAGCAATGACCGTCATCTGGACGAACATGAGCGGTGATTTCATGTTCTGTCTGTTCCTAAGCCACATCACCACGCAGTTCAACCTCCTCTCCGTCAGAATCAGGAAGTTGATCTATGTTCCTGTGGACCAACAGCTTATTGAATCTTATCCTCtcggtaaattaaaaatattgtcgaAGTATTAGTTATACTTTGAATAAATTGCtatgttttagaaaaataaattagctactaatttacttttgaaaaagattctgaatgtaatattttatttgggcTATATATGCAACTGATGAGAGAAAAAACAACTTTCATGTTTATCGATGTTTTTcttaaattgtattacaaattctAAGTAGAccgatgttatttataaatctagGACAGTATAGCGAGGAGTACTTTACGTAAGAACAAGGAGGCTGTGGACTCGTACACGCCGCAGCAGTGGGAAGAGAAACACTTCAAGGAAATTACAGAGATTGTACTGCAACATCAGGCACTTATAAGGCAAATATTGTTTCTTGGTTATTCTTAAAAAGCAAATTGAACTAGCATTTCCcacaaaatgtatagaaataatttctGACTTTAAAAGTACTCAAACTTCTTATGGTCCCATCCAGTCTTTGATCCTTACTAGCAACAGGATTAGCATcgaaaaaatacttcataatgcTTATTTTCTAGCTATctgtacctatttttttaatatctttaaaaatgatGAAGTCTACAGTGGTTAAGATAGCCGCCCTTACTAAAGTACAGGTGTATTTTCGATACCGGGCGTCTCGAAAATACACCTGTACTTTACTTTttaacatgatttttaaaacaaagtatttttagttaaatttatagtgttataaaaaaacatatggatttaaaatattgattccTAAAGTGGTCCAGGTGAACCTCCAGGGGTCCACGAGAGACACgacgggggtctacgttggcgtgaccaaaaaatagGAGTTTACAATTCGTAAAAGGGGTCCATGAAAATTGAtctggttttgatagtaaagaactaaaatgtggacttgacttcacctatcaatgtagggcaaataatattttaagaagctcaaaaaatgttacatgtaaaaacttgcatattctaGGGAATATGGTAAAAGTTTAGCTGCAAGGGGTTCACCGGAAGCAGCAAAATTtagaaagtggtctatgagaaaataAAGTGTAGGAAGCTCTGCTTTAAAGAGACTGCTATTTAACATCTCTACTTTTTCTTCGTCCATTTCAGACTCTCAAGAGACATTGAAAACATGTACAGTTTGACGCTGCTAGTGAACGTTGTAAACAGTTCGCTTGTCATATGTTTTTGTGGATTTTGTAGCGTTGTAAGTAAAAACTAACTTAACTTGaggaaaaatacatttatatcctTATTAGAATGCATATCGACGGTAGAAAGACTAATTGACTTACGcgccattttatttctaacaattttaactaagttaaaaaaacatagaataagGTGCTGATTTGTCgctttaagtcaattagcctttcaatcgTCAATATTATGTCCCTTTTTCCAATGCTAAGTTTACACTTGCAAGTTCGTGCAGCAATATATTGTGTAAACAGCGCAAACACTTCACACTTTTTCACATGCGAGTTGCTGCAAGTAGgttctataaacataaaaatttgcaAAGTCAACTTGTCGATTGTTCACACGGTAAATGCTTGAGGAAGTCGACTTCTACAACTTTtattgctaatctaaacctcgcTTAAAATCTATTGATTTTGATTGCGAAAGCTAAATTGtggtttagtaaaaaaatacttttttaggtTGTGGAAAAATGGAATGAAACTGCGTACAAGTCATTTTTGGTAACAGCATTGTCTCAGACTTGGTTCGTGTGCTGGTACGGCCAGAAACTGCTCGACTCTGTAAGTTATTCGAATTATTTCATTTCCTGGTACATTACAAATACATTTGCGCTGGTGCTATGCGGTCGTagccgcccggatagcgatcaccgtacacaaaacCACCATAGTTCCCcccgaggtaattcttgtgcgctaggtctccacaccgaatgcatgaGGGGACATTTGTCACGGACCTATGCACATAGtaaaatgtgtatacctcaGGGTTGAAAATTCACATTGAAGCCTATAAGGGACTTGCGAACATTCCCCTTCCTTGTCcgctccgcccatcctaagatggtCCCTTCTCCTTCGTCAACATTTCCTACCTAATTTTCCTCTTACAATCTCCCTCCACGACTCTGCTGTCGCTACGTCGGGGGAAACCAGTATCTCATTCGCAGGCTTCCCTCGGTGTTGACTGTGGAGTCTGTAACCAAAAAAAACTACCACAGTGGCTCGCGTAAGTGTGACGCGTCTGGAATCCCGTATCCCAGGTGGACATTATTATGTCGGCTCGCGttggataat includes the following:
- the LOC115455666 gene encoding LOW QUALITY PROTEIN: odorant receptor 4 (The sequence of the model RefSeq protein was modified relative to this genomic sequence to represent the inferred CDS: deleted 1 base in 1 codon), whose translation is MASLWRKYFTKEIQVLKRVYEKSDYEDTYETPRKYLKWSGIRMKHNISKSLSICWLVYYWFCFVNIVFAFVAEIIAMCMTASAGTFDDAIAIFQMMPCNGFCGLSLVKSFKMVKHRPVFENLITEIGNMWPQRLVDEEEHKIISSALREIKIFVKGYHWCNNYLMLSFLYPPFWELIKRLSGEKWEPKLHFIYWLPFDPLQPVYYECMLALQTWQAMTVIWTNMSGDFMFCLFLSHITTQFNLLSVRIRKLIYVPVDQQLIESYPLGQYSEEYLRKNKEAVDSYTPQQWEEKHFKEITEIVLQHQALIRLSRDIENMYSLTLLVNVVNSSLVICFCGFCSVVVEKWNETAYKSFLVTALSQTWFVCWYGQKLLDSSEGVAEAVYNSGWYRASKKIRRSLMIMLHRCQKGVGVTTYGFSIISLASYSTIIKTSWSYFTLLLNFSNKQHPKE